The stretch of DNA TGCTGTTTGCACAGACCGCAGTCCCCTAACAACTGAATAACCGATCTACTGAGGGCAACCATTTTCGTACAGAAAACGGCTGCCCTTTCTTTTATAAAAAATTTGTTTAAGATTAATTATGACTTTATTCTGCTGTTGATAAATTAATCATGTATTACGAACACGTTCGTAAACAGATTAATCATCAAAAATGCATTATATCTTTGGGCAAAGACAGGTGAAGAACTGCGAGGGAGTGATATTATGGATGATATGACGCCAAGGGAGAGATTCTTTAAAGCCATGCATAGGGAGCCTGTAGACAGACCGCCTGTTTGTGGCATGACAACCACTGCAACCGTGGAGCTCATGGATCACGTAGGAGCTGCATGGCCAGATGCGCACACCGATGCCAGAAAAATGGCAAAGATCGCATTAGGAGTTTATGACTACCTTGGATTAGAGTCAGTAAGAGTTCCTTACTGTCTGACATATGAAGCGGAAGCATTGGGATGCACCATTGACCTAGGTAAAAAGAACAGCACGCCCATGGTTAAAAACAGCCCGTTCAAAGGAGAATTGGATCCAAATTTTGAATTGATGGGTCCAGAAGAGATGATGAAACTTGCCAGAAATAAAGCTGTGGCTGATGCAGCAGAAATAATCATAAAAGAAAGAACAGTGGATCTTCCGACATTATTGGGTGTTACAGGCCCTTTTACAATAGCTGGTCACCTAGCAGGAACAGAAAGTCTGATCTTATGGACATTAACTGATCCAGATGTTGTATCGAAGTATACAGAGTTTACAGGCGACTATGTGAAAATGTGGCTTGAATTTGTTGAAACACTTGGAATCGACAGCATTCAGATGAGCGAACCAACCGCATCATACGACATGATCTCAGAAGATATGTTTGATACATACGTTCTGCCTAATCTGCAGAGGGTATACAAGCCGCTCAAGGAAACAATGAAAGTTCTTCACATCTGCGGAGATACTGTGCCGATATTGTCACATATGGCCGCTTCAGGTGCTGATGCACTCAGCATTGAAGAAAAAGCCAATCCATATGATGCTGTCAAGGCAGTAGGAGATAAAGTTGCATTGGTAGGGAATGTTGGTGTGGTCAGAGACCTTCTTCAGGGTACACCAGAAACTGTCATAAAATCTGCTCAGACCAGCATAGATGCAGGATTTAACATCATATCTGCAGGATGCGGAATGTCTGCATTAATCAAAAAGGAAAATATCTGGGCGATGGTCAACGCTACCAAAAACTACAGGGCTTAAACTGTGCGCTAAGCGCGCACTCTTATCTTTTATAATTTTTAATTATTTATTTTTAAATGTATTCATTCCTAGACTGAGATAATTGAACACTAGCTTCCTCTCTGCTTCTCTCAGCATCACACTGAGTGTTGATTTAGAACAATTAAGGTTACTGGCAAGTTCGTCAATACTTATCTTTCTTGGAACAGAATAGTACCCAAGTTTGTATGCCATCACTAACGCATCTTCTTGTTTTTCAGTAAGTATGGTCTCTTTATTCATCTTGTTTGTAGAGATCATTTTGACTTTGTAGCCTTCATGTTTCATGCGTTCTATCATTTTGTCTACATAGGTACTGTTTAAACTGAGCACTCCCCACTCGATTATCTCGTCTGTAAATGGTATGGCAGATGTAAGAAAACATCCAGATTCTATGAGTATTGTGGCAAGCATGCAGTTATTATTTGATACCATTGCTAAGTACTGTTTAGGGGAAATTTTTAGTATTTCACATTCTCCATATAAACTGCTTGTCATTCCTTCTTTTAGTTCATCCGTATGCTTTCCGTCTACATCTGTGATGCGGATCATAGAATAGCCAGCACCTTTGCTGAGTGCAGAACATTGTGTAATTTCTACCTTCAAGTTTTCTTCATTTATATCAATTGGCAGAAGGTTGTGACAAGGGTGGCCGTCCGGTATGCACCCGTTTATTTTTCGATCTACTAATAACCTAGTGTACTGGATGATCTCACCAATTCCATATCGATTTAGGTGTATTATTATTTTGCGAACATGTTCGCGATTTTGATTATGCAGCTAGTTGTTGATATCCCTCCTGCAGCTTGATTCTGACGTCTTTGCCCGATGGAGGAATTAGATGACAGTAAATCCTGAATTAAAAGCAAAAATGATGAAGTACCGGTGGGCTATATTCATAGTTTTAGCGGTAGCTTACTTTTTCGTGTACTTCCACAGGGTATCAACCACTGCAATGGCTCCAGATATTGAGGAGGCATTCGGTATTGGTGCCGCGGCTACAGGTCTTTTGGCATCGGCGTACTTCTATGCGTACACTGCTATGCAGTTGCCAAGCGGTATCTTCACAGATAAGTGGGGGCCAAAAAGATCAGCAACTGTATTCATTATTATAACGGCAATCGGGTCACTCGTATGCGGTCTTTCGACAAGCTATGAAATGCTGATAGCCGGCAGAGTCATCATTGGTGTAGGTGTAGCAGTCATTTACATCCCAATCATGAGGGTATTAGCCTTATGGTTTAGAAAAGATGAATTTGCTTCTTTAAGCGGAATTTTGTTGATGGTAGGTAACGTTGGAGCTATCGCAGCTGCAACACCATTGGTTCTGATGACTGAAGCACTCGGCTGGCAGAATGTATTCATTATCCTGGCAGTTATTACATTCATAATCGGTCTGATGTGCTGGGTAATTGTTAAAGACCATCCAAAAGACAAAGGATTTCCAAGCATTGAAGAAATTGAATCGGAAGAGACTGGAAAACCAATTGAAGAATCCACATCTGAAAAGATTCCGATGGTCCAATCCCTCAAACTTACATTTGGAAGTGGAAGAAAATTCTGGACTCTTGCAATATGGTTCTTCTTCATGTACGGATCAATAATGGTGTACCAGGGGCTTCAGGCAGGTGCATATTACACGAATGTATATGACTGGGACAAAGGAACTTGGGGTATCCTGCTGACGCTTGTCGGTGTGGGTATGATCATAGGATGTCCTTTGGCTGGATTTATCTCTGATAAAATTTTGCACTCTAGAAAGAAAGTATTGGTCCTTGGTACCTTAGTCTACACCATAATCTGGGCTGTAATCTGGCTGATGTCTGGAAAGCTGGATTCATTAGTCGCTCAGGGTATCATCAACTTCTGTTTCGGATTCTTTGGAGGATTCTTCGTAGTATCTTATGCTCAAGTAAAAGAACTCTATCCGGTATCGATCGTAGGAGTTTCAACAGCTGCCTTAAACTTATTCCCCTTCCTTGGCGGAGCAATTCTTCAAAGTATCTCTGGATACATAGTTGCTGATAAAACACCAGAACAATTCCAGACTCTATGGATGATAATGTTCATTTGCATGGTAGTTGCCACCATTTGTGCATTCCTCTCCATGGAAAAACAAAAAACTTAACCCAGATACAATCTCCTCAAATCCCTTAGCTTAAGAGGTGTGGGATTAGTTCCCACATCTT from Candidatus Methanomassiliicoccus intestinalis Issoire-Mx1 encodes:
- a CDS encoding MtaA/CmuA family methyltransferase; the protein is MDDMTPRERFFKAMHREPVDRPPVCGMTTTATVELMDHVGAAWPDAHTDARKMAKIALGVYDYLGLESVRVPYCLTYEAEALGCTIDLGKKNSTPMVKNSPFKGELDPNFELMGPEEMMKLARNKAVADAAEIIIKERTVDLPTLLGVTGPFTIAGHLAGTESLILWTLTDPDVVSKYTEFTGDYVKMWLEFVETLGIDSIQMSEPTASYDMISEDMFDTYVLPNLQRVYKPLKETMKVLHICGDTVPILSHMAASGADALSIEEKANPYDAVKAVGDKVALVGNVGVVRDLLQGTPETVIKSAQTSIDAGFNIISAGCGMSALIKKENIWAMVNATKNYRA
- a CDS encoding helix-turn-helix domain-containing protein gives rise to the protein MKVEITQCSALSKGAGYSMIRITDVDGKHTDELKEGMTSSLYGECEILKISPKQYLAMVSNNNCMLATILIESGCFLTSAIPFTDEIIEWGVLSLNSTYVDKMIERMKHEGYKVKMISTNKMNKETILTEKQEDALVMAYKLGYYSVPRKISIDELASNLNCSKSTLSVMLREAERKLVFNYLSLGMNTFKNK
- a CDS encoding MFS transporter — protein: MTVNPELKAKMMKYRWAIFIVLAVAYFFVYFHRVSTTAMAPDIEEAFGIGAAATGLLASAYFYAYTAMQLPSGIFTDKWGPKRSATVFIIITAIGSLVCGLSTSYEMLIAGRVIIGVGVAVIYIPIMRVLALWFRKDEFASLSGILLMVGNVGAIAAATPLVLMTEALGWQNVFIILAVITFIIGLMCWVIVKDHPKDKGFPSIEEIESEETGKPIEESTSEKIPMVQSLKLTFGSGRKFWTLAIWFFFMYGSIMVYQGLQAGAYYTNVYDWDKGTWGILLTLVGVGMIIGCPLAGFISDKILHSRKKVLVLGTLVYTIIWAVIWLMSGKLDSLVAQGIINFCFGFFGGFFVVSYAQVKELYPVSIVGVSTAALNLFPFLGGAILQSISGYIVADKTPEQFQTLWMIMFICMVVATICAFLSMEKQKT